TGTAGATGCTTTGCCAAATCAAATAAGTCCAATAGATGGCAGAGTACATACCAGTTTCGCCCAAACAGTAGCCGCTACTGGGAGATTAGCTAGTAATAATCCTAATTTACAGAATATCCCTATAAGAACGGAACGAGGACAACAGGTAAGAGGTGCTTTTGTAGCTCCAAAAGGTTCTAAAATTGTTTCAGCCGACTATTCTCAAATAGAACTTCGTCTTATTGCAGAAATTTCTGGAGAGGAAACTATGATAAACGCATTTAAGGAGGGGCAAGATATTCACGCTTCTACGGCTTCCAAATTGTTTGATGTTCCTTTGAGTGAAGTGTCCAAAACTCAAAGAAGCCAAGCCAAAACAGTTAATTTTGGTATTATTTATGGGCAAAGTGCTTTCGCTTTAGCAGACCAAACAGGTCTTTCTAGAACTGATGCCAAACAACTCATAGATTCCTATTACGAAACTTATCCAAAGTTAAAAGCCTTTATGACAGAGCAAGTTCAAACGGCTAGAAAAAAAGGTTATGTAGAAACTATAATGGGAAGAAAAAGACACCTTAAAGATATAAACTCTAACAATTTTATAGTAAGAGGACATGCAGAAAGAAATGCTGTAAACGCCCCAATACAAGGTAGTGCTGCTGATATTATAAAACTGGCAATGATAAAAATAGATTCTGAAATAAAAGCTCAAGGTTTAAAAACCAAAATGCTTTTACAGGTACACGATGAATTGGTATTTGAAGTCCCAAATGAAGAGATAGAGGTTGCGACTACTTTAATAAAACAAGAAATGGAAACTGCTTATTCTACCAAAGTACCATTGCTTACAGAGGTTGGGGTAGGAGATAATTGGCTAGAAGCTCATTAAAAAAATAGACTAATTTGAGATTCCTTATCATCATACCAGCACATAATGAAGAAGATAGTATTTTGCTATGTTTAAAATCTTTAGCAAAACAGACTTATCAAAATTTTGACTGCATTGTTGTAAATGATGGCTCTACAGATAAAACAAAAGAGTTGGTAGAAAGTTTCATTAAAGATAACCTTTCTTTTAAACTCAAAAATTTAGAATCTTCCTTTCATCAGCCTGGGGCAAAGGTCGTTCAAACTTTTTATCGAGGTTTAGAAGAGGTTTCTTTAGCTGATTATGATGTTATCTGCAAATTCGATGCTGATATTATATTTCCATCGCAATATTTAGAAAACATCAATAAAATCTATACAGAAAATCCTAAAGCTGGTATGGTCTCTGGATTGGTATATATTCAAAATGATAAAGGAGAATGGATTTATGAGAATTTATCCTCAAAAAATCATGTCAGAGGTCCTATAAAATCTTACCGAAAAGATTGTTTTTTAGCAATGAATGGACTTCGCTCCGTATTGGGTTGGGATAATATAGATGTGATGTTAGCTCAAATGAATGGTTATGATATTATCACCATTAAAAATCTTTGGGTAAAACATTTAAGACCTACAGCTTATAAATACAAATCTCAAAAAGCTGAAAAATTGGGAGAATATTTCTATAATATTGGGCTTAATCTTCCTCTAGCTATGATATCATCTGCGAAGTCGTCTTTTAAAAACGGTTCATTTTTAGAATTTTTTATAACAATGAAGAGCTTTTTATCTCAAAATAAGTCCTTACAATTAACTCAAGAAGAAATTAAATTCATCAGAAAGTTGAGAAACCCTCTACAAAAAATATTTAACAGACAATAAATATATCATTTAGTATATATGGAATTAACTTACGAAATTTCAGGAATAGAAATTAAAACCTTTT
The genomic region above belongs to Riemerella anatipestifer and contains:
- a CDS encoding glycosyltransferase family 2 protein, whose translation is MRFLIIIPAHNEEDSILLCLKSLAKQTYQNFDCIVVNDGSTDKTKELVESFIKDNLSFKLKNLESSFHQPGAKVVQTFYRGLEEVSLADYDVICKFDADIIFPSQYLENINKIYTENPKAGMVSGLVYIQNDKGEWIYENLSSKNHVRGPIKSYRKDCFLAMNGLRSVLGWDNIDVMLAQMNGYDIITIKNLWVKHLRPTAYKYKSQKAEKLGEYFYNIGLNLPLAMISSAKSSFKNGSFLEFFITMKSFLSQNKSLQLTQEEIKFIRKLRNPLQKIFNRQ